From a single Brettanomyces bruxellensis chromosome 7, complete sequence genomic region:
- the HTB2_2 gene encoding Histone H2B, translating to MARAEKKPASKAPAKKTTIEPRKRSKPRKESWSSYIYKVLKQTHPDTGISRRAMSIMNSFVNDIFERIASEASKLAAYNKKSTISAREIQTAVRLILPGELAKHAVSEGTRAVTKYTSSTSA from the coding sequence ATGGCTagagcagaaaagaaaccAGCTTCCAAGGCACCAGCCAAGAAGACTACCATTGAGCCAAGAAAGAGATCGAAGCCAAGAAAGGAGAGTTGGTCCTCATACATTTACAAGGTGTTGAAGCAGACGCATCCAGACACCGGTATTTCCAGAAGAGCTATGTCTATCATGAACTCTTTCGTTAACGATATTTTCGAGAGGATTGCCTCTGAAGCTTCAAAGTTGGCTGCTTACAACAAGAAGTCGACTATTTCTGCCAGAGAGATCCAGACTGCCGTCAGATTGATCTTGCCTGGTGAATTGGCTAAGCATGCTGTGTCTGAGGGAACAAGAGCAGTCACTAAGTACACTTCTTCGACTTCCGCATAA